The Saccharomonospora glauca K62 genome has a segment encoding these proteins:
- a CDS encoding anti-sigma regulatory factor has protein sequence MTSVSTVHEVPIREEVDIVHVRQAAREVAVSVGFSLVEQTKLVTAASELARNTLKHGGGGTAEVELERSAGHTALRLVFRDEGPGIEDVELALTDGYSSAGGLGLGLSGARRLADEFDLRTTPGEGTTVVVAFGTRSARR, from the coding sequence ATGACGAGCGTCTCGACGGTGCACGAGGTGCCGATCCGCGAGGAGGTCGACATCGTGCACGTCCGGCAGGCTGCGCGGGAAGTCGCGGTGTCTGTCGGTTTCTCCCTGGTGGAGCAGACCAAACTGGTGACGGCGGCGAGCGAACTCGCCCGGAACACCTTGAAGCACGGCGGCGGCGGGACCGCGGAGGTGGAACTGGAACGGTCGGCGGGGCACACGGCGCTCCGGCTGGTGTTCCGCGACGAGGGACCGGGGATCGAGGACGTCGAACTGGCGTTGACCGACGGATACAGCAGTGCGGGCGGACTCGGCCTCGGACTCAGCGGCGCTCGCCGACTCGCCGACGAGTTCGACCTCCGGACCACGCCGGGGGAGGGGACGACGGTGGTCGTCGCGTTCGGTACGAGATCGGCGCGGAGGTGA
- a CDS encoding STAS domain-containing protein: MSTTTSIVGLGDVLLVTIQGELSDDDALRLQEELTTRVADTGARGVLIDISGLEIVDSFLARTLHDIAGASALLAARTVVVGMRPEVAITLVELGLTLPGLETALTVSCGLSLLNGTGSR, encoded by the coding sequence ATGAGCACCACGACCTCGATCGTCGGACTCGGAGACGTCCTGCTCGTCACCATCCAAGGTGAGCTGAGCGACGACGACGCGCTCCGACTGCAGGAAGAACTCACCACGCGCGTGGCGGACACCGGTGCGCGCGGCGTGCTCATCGACATCTCCGGTCTGGAGATCGTCGACTCCTTCCTCGCCAGGACGTTGCACGACATCGCGGGCGCGAGCGCCCTGCTGGCCGCGAGAACCGTGGTCGTGGGGATGCGTCCGGAGGTGGCCATCACGCTCGTCGAACTGGGGTTGACGCTGCCGGGCCTGGAGACCGCGTTGACGGTGTCCTGCGGCCTTTCCCTGTTGAACGGCACGGGGTCACGATGA
- a CDS encoding STAS domain-containing protein yields MTDGDKSPTMRISDGPEGSTVHVELVSNDEGRITLCGEIDHDVAPQLDDALDQLLAEGADRLVVDFKRLSFFDSACISALVRAHARISERGGTVKLVNVDRYAYRVLQIAGLLPLFEIEPET; encoded by the coding sequence ATGACGGACGGCGACAAATCGCCCACCATGCGAATTTCCGACGGACCCGAGGGTTCCACGGTCCACGTCGAACTGGTGAGCAACGACGAAGGGCGAATCACTCTCTGTGGCGAGATCGACCACGATGTGGCGCCTCAACTGGACGATGCGCTGGATCAGCTGCTCGCGGAAGGAGCCGACCGGCTCGTCGTCGACTTCAAAAGGCTGTCCTTCTTCGACTCCGCCTGTATCAGCGCACTGGTTCGAGCACACGCGCGCATCAGTGAACGCGGCGGCACGGTGAAGTTGGTCAACGTCGATCGGTACGCCTATCGAGTACTTCAGATCGCGGGTCTGCTTCCTCTGTTCGAGATCGAGCCGGAAACGTAG
- a CDS encoding STAS domain-containing protein has protein sequence MTDEIHHPVRARVLQFLAEHEEDIRREWVATPLFGTRDRVDSREEVSALLSGVREVIRTEAEEDPGADGFAEVSTVLGSLAARSAGGPSGSKRPDVTVLKKPLLRLWEQQEVPGNDAYYGALILSAALNTLRITLLEIELSAGADTILAQQEQLAELSTPVVKLWDGILAIPLIGTLDSMRSQAATESLLEQIVKQQARVAILDITGVTAVDTLVAQHLLKTAMAARLMGAECIISGIRPQIAQTMVQLGIDLGEVATRATLADAFAYALRTSGFLLARTDEMK, from the coding sequence GTGACCGACGAAATCCACCATCCAGTCCGGGCCCGTGTGCTCCAGTTCCTGGCGGAACACGAGGAGGACATCCGGCGCGAGTGGGTGGCGACCCCGTTGTTCGGCACCCGCGACCGCGTGGACTCGCGGGAAGAGGTGTCCGCGTTGCTGAGCGGGGTGAGGGAGGTCATCCGGACCGAGGCGGAGGAGGACCCCGGCGCCGACGGGTTCGCCGAGGTGAGCACGGTGCTCGGGTCCCTGGCCGCACGGTCGGCGGGCGGTCCCTCGGGCAGCAAGCGACCCGACGTCACCGTGCTCAAGAAACCGCTGCTGCGGTTGTGGGAGCAGCAGGAGGTGCCGGGCAACGATGCCTACTATGGGGCGCTCATTCTGTCCGCGGCCCTGAACACCCTGAGGATCACGCTGCTGGAGATCGAGCTGTCCGCGGGCGCCGACACGATCCTCGCGCAGCAGGAGCAGCTCGCCGAGCTGTCCACCCCGGTGGTCAAGCTGTGGGACGGCATCCTCGCCATCCCGTTGATCGGCACGCTCGACAGCATGCGGAGCCAGGCCGCCACCGAGAGTCTGCTCGAACAGATCGTGAAGCAGCAGGCCAGGGTCGCGATTCTCGACATCACCGGGGTCACCGCCGTCGACACGCTCGTGGCGCAGCATCTGCTCAAGACGGCGATGGCGGCCCGGTTGATGGGCGCGGAGTGCATCATCAGCGGAATCCGCCCGCAGATCGCGCAGACGATGGTGCAGTTGGGGATAGACCTGGGTGAGGTCGCCACGCGGGCGACCCTGGCGGATGCCTTCGCGTACGCGTTGCGAACGTCCGGTTTCCTCCTCGCCCGGACCGACGAGATGAAGTGA